CACCTCCGGGGCAGGCGCGTGGTGGGGGGCGCCGGGCAGCAGCACCGAGGCGAACGCCCGGCAGATTCTCCAGGTGCACGACATCTACTATCGCGAGCTGCGGGTGGACTTCCTGTCCTTTGCGGCTCGCATGGACCAGCTGCGGGATGAGATCCGTGGTCTTCCTGACGGCCGGCATCCCCACCGCCGCCGTGACGGATGTCGCCGCGTCGCGGGACATCGTGATCCTGCCCATCGGCGACGAGGCCCTGCGGGCCCGCTGGCCGTTCTACACGCGCCAGGTCATTCCCCCCGGGACGTACCGCGGGATCACCGCCCTGATGCCGACCGATCGTCCGGTGGAGTGCGGGTCGCCGGGGAGGGACGGTCAGCACTGGTGGCCGTCGCTCCGGGCGCGCGGGTCGAGCTGTTGTATACCCACACCGTCGAGCGCACGCCGGTGGCGGAGGTGTTCCAGGCCGAGCGGGACGGGCTCTGGCTGGTGGAGGTGCGGTTCGTGTCCCAGGGCGCGGAGCTGCCCGCAGACGGCTATGCGCGGGAGGGCGGCCAGTACGTGCTGCGGTCGCCCCGTCGGGTGGGCGCGCTGCCCCTGCGGATCCCCGCCCGGGCCGGCCACCGCCTGCGCGTCGGCGACCGGGTCCTGGATCTGACGCAGGCCTTCGGCGATGGGGCCAGCGTGGTCATCTCTTCCGGGCCCGGCCGGTGGCGGGTATGGTGGCCCGCGCTGCCGCGGTGGTGAGAGTGCGGCGTACCCGGCGTGCTTGTCCCGTGGTCAGGTCTGGCTGCCGCCCTTCCGGGGTTGGACCTGGACGGTGAACGTCCGGCCGTCGGGGTCCCGGATCTGCATCAGGCGTGTCCCCCAGTGGCTGTCGTGCCAGCGCTGCACGACCTGCACTGGGCCGGAGGGCTCGAACTCCTCGGGCGCGCGCAGGTAGACCTCCATGGTCAGGGAGTGATGCCCGGGGACCTCCTCCAGGAAGATCGCTGTCCCTCCGGCGGGAGCTTCCAGGCGGCCTGCCCGCCCCAGGTTCAGGGCCAGCCGGAAGCCCAGCCGCTGCCAGAAGGCCAGCGACTCTTCCCAGTGGTGGGTTTCCAGGTACACGTACTCCACGCAATCCGCGCTCATGGCGCTTTCACCCCCTTCGAGGGAAATTGACTCTGCGGCCGGCCCGGCTTCTCCTTCTGTTTTTCCTCGTGCGCCCCCGCACCGGGAATTTTGGGGTCAGACCCTCACCCTGCCCTCTCCCGGCGGGAGAGGGGAACAGGGATTGCGTCCCTGACGGGGCGCTCCACCGCGCTGGGGCCCTCGCCCTGCACCCTCTCCACGGGGAGCCCGTCCACATGCCGGTGGAAGGGATGACCGGAACGATCATCGTGCGCTGATGCGAGTGCGCAGGCGGGGAGGGTCGGAGCCTTCGGCCCTCCCCGATGCGTATACGGCCGAGGAGGATGAGATGGCTATCATTACCGAGCGCCGCTTCGTTCCCCTCACCGATGCCGCGGATCCCGATGACTGGCGGCCCAACAGCCGCATCGCCGCAGTCGTGGATCCGGCGCGGCCCGACGGTGCATTCGTGCACGGGCTGGTCGTGCTGTGGGAGGTGCTGGCCCCCGGCGATCGCATTCCGCTTCATCGCCACACGATGGAGGAAATACTCGTCATCGACGAGGGCGTGGCAGAGGTCAGGCTGGGCGATGACACTCAGACGGTCGGATCCGGAGCCGTCGTCTTTGTGCCCGCCGGGACCGCCCATGGCACGCGCAACTCGAGTGGCTCACCCGTGACGTTGCACGCGATCTTCCCTTTCTCGCTGATTGATATCGAGTACCTGGAACGCAATCCGGCGCCCGGCACCGAGGGTGATCCGCCTCGCCTGCCGTTTTCCGTCGACATCCGGGCCTGGGCGGAGGGAACCGGGAGGTCCGGCGGGGCTTGAGTGCCCTCACCCTGCCCTCTCCCGGAGGGAGAGGGGAAAGAGGATGGCGTCCCTCAGGTCGTGGGTTCAAGTCCCGGGATGGCGGCTTAAAACCTTTGCGCTTCGCAGGGAGAGGATGGCGCGCCCGGCGGGACTTGAACCCACGACCTTTGGCTCCGCAGGCCAACGCTCTATCCACTGAGCTACGGGCGCGCGCAGGCTGATTATAGCACAGGCCCCGTGCCCTCCCTGTGGTACAGTGGGGATGCCGCCCCGGGCGGGCTAGGACGCCTCCGCCGGGGGCACGGTGTGGAGGGGGGCCGAAGTGAGGGTATCCCCACTGGGGTGAGGGTCGTGAGGCACCTTCTGATTGCAGGACTGCTGGTGGTGGCGCTGGCCGGCGTGCCGGCGGCGGCGCAGACGTCGTCGGCCATCGTGGCCGGCCAGTCGGCGGGCGGCATCCAGGTAGGCGGACAGGTGGATGAGGCCGTCCGGCTGCTGGGGGACCTGTACGACAAGGCCGACCGCGAGAAATACTCCATCTACGACTGGCCGCTGCGCCCGTTCCTGCTGATCGCCGAGAAGGACAGCGGCAAGGTCGTCTTCGTGCTCAT
This window of the Armatimonadota bacterium genome carries:
- a CDS encoding DUF1850 domain-containing protein; translated protein: MAVAPGARVELLYTHTVERTPVAEVFQAERDGLWLVEVRFVSQGAELPADGYAREGGQYVLRSPRRVGALPLRIPARAGHRLRVGDRVLDLTQAFGDGASVVISSGPGRWRVWWPALPRW
- a CDS encoding VOC family protein, translated to MSADCVEYVYLETHHWEESLAFWQRLGFRLALNLGRAGRLEAPAGGTAIFLEEVPGHHSLTMEVYLRAPEEFEPSGPVQVVQRWHDSHWGTRLMQIRDPDGRTFTVQVQPRKGGSQT
- a CDS encoding cupin domain-containing protein, with the translated sequence MAIITERRFVPLTDAADPDDWRPNSRIAAVVDPARPDGAFVHGLVVLWEVLAPGDRIPLHRHTMEEILVIDEGVAEVRLGDDTQTVGSGAVVFVPAGTAHGTRNSSGSPVTLHAIFPFSLIDIEYLERNPAPGTEGDPPRLPFSVDIRAWAEGTGRSGGA